Genomic DNA from Acidimicrobiales bacterium:
GAACGGGGCATCGGGGACCGAGCTGCAACGGCTGCTCGGTCACGAGTCGCTCGCCACCACGCAGCGCTACGTCGATGCGACGGCTCGCGAGGTGCGGGCAGCGGCCAGGAGCAACGACGCCTATCGCGCACTGAGCGAGGTGACCGCCACCGTCGCCGCTGCCACGCCGGAGGGCTCTACCGAGGGCGACTGACGATAGCGTGGTCGGCGTGCGTGTCACTGTGGCGCGCCGGTGGCGCCGCTATGCGCCCACATCGAACGTAGGAGCGCCACGATGGCTCGCAGAATCGAAGTCGAACTCACCAGCACCCGTGACGACGGCAACTGGACCTGGCGGGCGGCCAACGCTCGCCAGCCCAAGGGTGAGCTCAGCGGCTCGCTCCTCTATCCCGACGCCAAGATCGGCGACGTCGTGCGAGTCGAAGCCGAGTTCCACCTGGATGGCATCGAGGTCACCGAGGTGTTCCCGCCCAAGGCGAAGAAGGAACGCACCGACCTGCTCCAGATGGTGTCCCGGCCGGTCTCCGACGACGAGCTGGTGACCACCGTCCGCACCGGCCGGCGCGACCGCGACGACGATCGTCGTGGCGGTGGGCGTCGGCGCCGTGAAGGTGGTCGTGGCGACGGCGAGCGTGGCCCCCGCCGCGACGGAGGCCGCGGCGATGGTGAGCGAGGCCCTCGTCGCGAGGGTGGGCGTGGTGACGGCGGCCGTGGCCGTGGCCCCCGAGAGGACTCCCGCCCCAAGGCCAAGCGACTGCGTCCCGGTCGGGTGCATCGCAACGCCGCACTCGAGGCCGTGCCCGAGGAGCATCGCCCCATCGCCGAGCAGGTGCTCAAGGGTGGGCTCCCCGCCGTCCGGGCGGCAATCGAGAAGCAGAACACCGAGGCCGCGGCTGCCGGTGCCCCCACGATCGAGATGAAGACGGTGCTGGCCATCGCCGAGCCGATGGTCTCCACCATGAAGAACGCCGACTGGCACGACCGGGCCGACGCCGCGCTCGCTGATCTCGACGAGCTCGAGCTCCGCGACCTGCGGTCGGTGGTCAGCGCAGCCGATCCCACCTCGAAGGATGAGTCGGCTCGAGCGAAGGCCGAGCAGCTTCGCGCCGGGTTGAACGCCAGGCTCGAGAAGGATCAGGCCGCCTGGTTGGCCGAACTGGAGTCCGCCGTGCAGGGTGGCCGCACCATCCGGGCCTTGCGACTCAGCTCGCGTCCAGTCAAGGCCGGGGCTCCCATCCCTGCCGAGTTGGCCACCAAGCTCACCGAGGCGGCCTCGGCCGCACTCAGCGCCGACATTGCACCCGACCGCTGGGCTGCGGTCGTCGATGCGCTGGCCTACTCCCCGGTTCGCGGCGGCGTGACCCCTGCCGGCTACCCGGCCGAACCCACTCCTGAGCTCCTCGAGGCCGTCAAGCGCATCGCCGATCGGGTCCCCGACATCGCCACACACTTCGGCATCGACCCGGCCGAGGCCGCATCGAAGAAGCGTCGTCGCCCCAAGCGCGACAACGCCAAGAAGAAGTCGGCGCCGGCACCCGCCCCTGCGTCCGAGGCTGCTCCGTCGAAGGCTGCTCCATCGGAGGCTGCTGCATCGGAGGCTCCCGCCGGCGACGCTCCGGCAACCGAGTCCGCCGCCGCAGCGAGCGAGGCTCCGTCGGCCCCCGACGCCCTTCCGGCCGGCGCTCCTGCCCCCGACGCGCTTCCCGCCGGCGCCCCGGCGCCCGACGCCCTCGAGGCCGGCGACCCCGCCCCCGACGCACTCCCCGCTGGTGAGCCGGCAGCAGACGCTGAGGCCGCCGCACCGGCCGACACCACACCGGCCGAGGAAGAGGTCAGCGAAGGCTGATGCCTCTAGTGTCGGCGCCATGATCGACTTCACGGTTTCCGACCACATCGGCTTCATCACCATCAATCGTCCCGACGCCCGAAACGCCGTCAACGGCCCCGTCGCCCAGGGCATCGAGGCAGCGCTCGACGAGATCGAATCGAACGACGACATCTGGGTCGGCATCATCACCGGTGCCGGCCCAGTGTTCTGCGCGGGGGCGGATCTGAAGGCGGTTTCGACTGGAACGGGCGCCCAGATGAGCACGGAACGGGGAGGTTTCGGGGGCATCGTTCGGCGGGCTCGCACCAAGCCGCTGATTGCCGCGGTCGACGGACCGGCGCTCGCCGGCGGAACCGAGATCGTGCTGTCGTGTGATCTCGTGGTGGCCTCGTCGAACGCTCGCTTCGGAGTGCCCGAGGTGAAGCGATCGCTGGCCGCCGCCGCCGGTGGGCTCTTCCGCCTCCCCGTGGCCCTCCCCCGCAATGTTGCGACCGAACTGATCCTCACCGGTGATCCCATCTCGGCCGAACGGGCCCACCATTTCGGCATGGTGAACGTGCTGTGCGAACCCGGTCAGGCCCTGGCCGAGGCGACAACCCTCGCGGAGCGGATCACGGTCAACGCTCCGCTCGCCGTGCGTGAGAGCCTGGGGGTGATGAAGGGGTCGGTCGGTCTCGACGACGACGCCGCCTTCGCCCTGTCGGGCAAGGCCATGGGCCGTCTGGCGAAGACCGAGGACTATGCCGAAGGCCCGTTGGCCTTCATCGAGAAGCGGGCCCCTCAGTGGAAGGGTCGCTGAGCGACTTGGCAGAACGGTCGCTCAGCGACCGTGCCACCGTGAGCATCCGGGCTTTGAGCCCGAACGACTCGAAGAAGTTCTTCGTGTGACGATCCCCGGGGAGCGCGACCGACTCGATCTCGGCGCATCCCCGGGCCTCGCACGCCTCGAGCAGCTCGTTCATCATCGCCTCGCCGATGCCCGAGGCTCGTGCATCCGCGTCGACGACCAGACGCTCGATCTTCCCAGCCGTCCGGCCGTCGGCTCGTTCCACGAAGCGCATCGTTGCCACACCGAGGACGACGTCGTCGTAAGTGCCGACCAGCACGACCGAATCCGGATCGTCCAGGGCCTCGGCCAGGGGTTGCAGCGCCGCGCCCTCGGCGACCAGGAACGTCGCACCACCCCGTTGCTCGGCGACCTCGGGCACCACGGTCTCGAGCACCGTCGTGATCGCCGCGAGATCATCGACACTCGCCCGACGAGCGCCCTCGCTCATGCGCCCATCCGATCGACCTTGGCCAGGATGGTCTTGCGGTTGCGATGCGACCGCTCGTAGGCCGCGATCACTTCCACCTGGTCGAGGGTCAGATCATCGAGGGCCGCAACGACGGCACGGGCGTTGAGGGCGTCATAGTCGTCGATCGGCAACGCAACCGACTCGGCGTCGGCGGTGGAGACGTCGTCTGCGTCTGCATCGCCGACCGGGTCAGGACTCGGGTGCTCCTCGACGTCGACCACGTCGTCTCGCTCGCCGGCACGAGCCGGCGTGGGCACGAGACCCAGCGCTGCGCCGAACTCCGCCAGGCTCTTGGCAACGACGTCGGCCGCGAATCCAACCGCCTCGTTCACCATGGCCTCGGTACCACCGGGCTGCTGTGACGCCATCTTGGCCATGAGCCGAGCCAACTGCACCTGGCTCTTGCCGCGAGTGATCAGTCGGTCGACGACCTCATCGCGCTCATAGAGGAAGCCGACCGGCGCGTAGACGAAGAGATCGACCAGTTGGTCGAGCGGGGACTTCGGATCGCCGTTGCCGGCCATCTCAGCCGAAGAGGCGCACGATCGACGGGCAGTCGGGATCGCCCATCGGGCAGCGCGGCTTGGTGGGTTTGCCGAACTGGGCCCGGTTCACGAGCATGAAGCAGCTATCGCAGACGAACTCGTCGTTGCGCTTGCTCTCGGCCGGCAACGGCTTCGGGCCGTCGTCGTCTTCGTCGTCGTCCTCGTCGTCGGAGGCTGCCATCCGATCCTTCAGAATGGCGTCGAGATCGGCCTCGACATCGTCAGGATCGAGATCGTCGTCATCGTCGTCTTCGTCGGGATCGACCTTGCGAGCTCGCGGGCGGGCCGGCTCCTCGTCTTCTTCTTCCTCGTCGTCGTCACCGACCTCGTCGGAGACGGCGAACTCGTCGTCGCCGAGGTCGTCATCGAGATCGTCGTCGTCGAGATCGCCATCCAGATCTGCGTCGAGATCGTCGTCGTCGAGATCCTCGTCGAGGTCCTCTTCGACCTCGTCGTCGATTGTTTCTTCGATGTCGTCGTCACTCATTACCGCAGACCTATCGGGTGGTTCTCCTGGAACGGGCGGACTCTACACAGAGAACACCCGCAACCGCCGAATCTCGCCCCAAAGTTCGACCGCAATTCCCTGAGCTGGCGTTTCTCTGCCGATCCTCAGTCCGTGCTGTCGGTGAAGAGCGCTCGTTGTGCCATCACGTTTGCGACATACTGCTCGGTGGCGTCGAGCCACTCGCCGTTGCTGACCGAGGTCGGCCCCTGGAAATACCCGCCGAGCGAGAGCCGAACGTCGCCGTCGTTGCGATCCAGGAGCCAGTCGAGGTAGCGAGCGCTCATGCGGATGTTGTCCTCGACCTCGAAACGATCGAGCGCTGGCTGGCCGATCAGGCTGGCACCGATCCATTCGGCGGTCACCGGCATCAACTGCCCGACGCCGACCGCACCGGCGCTCGAGAGCGCCTCCTGGTTCCAGCCGGACTCGTGCCAGGCCGTGGCCATGAGGAGATCGACCGGCAGATCGTTGGCCGCCGCCCACCGCTCGAAGACGGGGATCAGGGCAAGTCGCTCCGGCCGCTGCCGGATGCGCTCGGGGAGGTTCGGATACCGATCGAGATCGATGGTGTCGATGACCGCAGCCAACGAAGTGGCGGGAATCTGGAGCTGCTGCCCGACTCGGATGCGATCGTCGTTGACCAACCCATTCAAGGCCACGAGTTCGGTGGTAGTGGTGCCCCACTTCACCGCAAGCGCCGACAGCGTGTCGCCATCGGCCACGGTGTAGGTGATCGTCGGAACCGACACGACGAGACGTTGGCCGACGTAGATCCGGTCGACGTTCCCGAGTCCGTTCAGATCTCGCAGATCCTCGATGGAGGTGTTGGTGCGAAGCGCGACGTGTGACAGGGTGTCGCCTTCGCCGACGGTATAGGTCGAGCCGTCGTCACTCGCGGCTGCCGCCGCCGGGAGTGCCAACACACCCGTCGTCGCCAAGCCCAAGGCAAATGCCGAGACAGTGATGCGTCGAACCATCAATGGAAGAGCCATACCGATCTATCGGCCGACGAACGACGAAGATGAGTCGTTGGGCCCACGCGGGCCTGGTTCGATTGGCCCTACGAGCGTGCGGTGCGGCGAGCCTCGGCTCGCCGCTCGGCGTCGAGGCGTTCGAGTTCGGTCTCGGAGTCGTGATTCACGAAGCTCATCATCGCTGCGACGGCATGGTGACCGGCCTGCTCGGCGATGGCGGTGTGCATCTCTTGGGCCACGGTGCGGTAGGCCGGGTGGCCCTGTGGGGTCGAGCGC
This window encodes:
- a CDS encoding crotonase/enoyl-CoA hydratase family protein — translated: MIDFTVSDHIGFITINRPDARNAVNGPVAQGIEAALDEIESNDDIWVGIITGAGPVFCAGADLKAVSTGTGAQMSTERGGFGGIVRRARTKPLIAAVDGPALAGGTEIVLSCDLVVASSNARFGVPEVKRSLAAAAGGLFRLPVALPRNVATELILTGDPISAERAHHFGMVNVLCEPGQALAEATTLAERITVNAPLAVRESLGVMKGSVGLDDDAAFALSGKAMGRLAKTEDYAEGPLAFIEKRAPQWKGR
- a CDS encoding GNAT family N-acetyltransferase, coding for MSEGARRASVDDLAAITTVLETVVPEVAEQRGGATFLVAEGAALQPLAEALDDPDSVVLVGTYDDVVLGVATMRFVERADGRTAGKIERLVVDADARASGIGEAMMNELLEACEARGCAEIESVALPGDRHTKNFFESFGLKARMLTVARSLSDRSAKSLSDPSTEGPASR
- a CDS encoding LysM peptidoglycan-binding domain-containing protein encodes the protein MALPLMVRRITVSAFALGLATTGVLALPAAAAASDDGSTYTVGEGDTLSHVALRTNTSIEDLRDLNGLGNVDRIYVGQRLVVSVPTITYTVADGDTLSALAVKWGTTTTELVALNGLVNDDRIRVGQQLQIPATSLAAVIDTIDLDRYPNLPERIRQRPERLALIPVFERWAAANDLPVDLLMATAWHESGWNQEALSSAGAVGVGQLMPVTAEWIGASLIGQPALDRFEVEDNIRMSARYLDWLLDRNDGDVRLSLGGYFQGPTSVSNGEWLDATEQYVANVMAQRALFTDSTD